One Nitrospirota bacterium genomic window, TGGTCCTTCCTCTGAAAATGGCCCGATGTGCATTATCTGTGCTGACTTACCTTCGGAGAATGTTTCAAATCGTATCTTTGACAACGCCGGCAGACCCTTTTTCTTTACCGCCTGAGAAATTGCTTCATCAACAAGAACGGCAGTTACATGCTCAGGCTGCATAATCATAATTGTCCACTTCCACTTATCTTTATTTTCATTAAACCTCAACATATCATCCGCCCACCATAAACCTTCCAGCGGCATGACTCCATAATCAATCCCTTCCTTATCTTTTTTGATCATAAACTTTAAAGTGTAGGAAGCAGTAAACAGGGCTTCAATTGCTTCATGGAATGCCTGTGAATTATTCGGATCCCCCTCTCCATCAATCATAAGAAAATTCATCTCAGGAACATCTACAATA contains:
- a CDS encoding GyrI-like domain-containing protein; this encodes MAKIDYKKDLKHLYNSSSKEVTIVDVPEMNFLMIDGEGDPNNSQAFHEAIEALFTASYTLKFMIKKDKEGIDYGVMPLEGLWWADDMLRFNENKDKWKWTIMIMQPEHVTAVLVDEAISQAVKKKGLPALSKIRFETFSEGKSAQIMHIGPFSEEGPTIERIHAFIEEKGFRLSGKHHEIYLSDVRKAAPEKWKTIIRQPIEKRTGE